A region from the Curtobacterium sp. MCBA15_012 genome encodes:
- a CDS encoding ThuA domain-containing protein, translated as MSAPTPNRPLDIVVWNENVHESRGDATVLGHYPDGIHTVVADALRELHPDATVGTATLQDPEHGLSEERLVGTDVLFWWGHVAHDQVADEVVDRVVRAVHAGMGLVVLHSGHYSKPFTRLMGTTCSLKWRNDGERELVWTIAPEHPIAAGVPHPIVIDRQEMYGEYFDIPRPDEEVFLSTFAGGEVFRSGVAYRRGLGRVFYFSPGDQEYPVYHHPDVRRVLANAAAWAAPTSERRTLTADPHPRDWFLGGDSR; from the coding sequence ATGTCAGCGCCGACCCCGAACCGCCCACTGGACATCGTCGTCTGGAACGAGAACGTGCACGAGAGCCGCGGCGACGCGACCGTGCTCGGCCACTACCCCGACGGCATCCACACCGTCGTCGCCGACGCCCTGCGCGAGCTGCACCCCGACGCCACGGTCGGCACGGCGACCCTGCAGGACCCGGAGCACGGGCTGTCCGAGGAGCGCCTGGTCGGCACCGACGTCCTGTTCTGGTGGGGACACGTGGCGCACGACCAGGTCGCGGACGAGGTCGTCGACCGCGTCGTGCGTGCCGTGCACGCCGGCATGGGCCTGGTCGTCCTGCACTCCGGGCACTACTCGAAGCCGTTCACCCGTCTGATGGGCACGACGTGCTCGCTGAAGTGGCGGAACGACGGGGAGCGCGAGCTCGTCTGGACGATCGCCCCGGAGCACCCGATCGCCGCGGGCGTCCCGCACCCGATCGTGATCGACCGGCAGGAGATGTACGGCGAGTACTTCGACATCCCGCGCCCCGACGAGGAGGTCTTCCTGTCCACCTTCGCGGGCGGCGAGGTCTTCCGGTCGGGTGTCGCCTACCGCCGGGGCCTCGGCCGGGTGTTCTACTTCTCGCCCGGCGACCAGGAGTACCCGGTGTACCACCACCCCGACGTCCGACGGGTGCTCGCGAACGCCGCCGCCTGGGCCGCACCGACCTCCGAACGGCGCACGCTGACCGCCGACCCCCACCCGCGGGACTGGTTCCTCGGGGGTGACTCCCGGTAG
- a CDS encoding glycine betaine ABC transporter substrate-binding protein — MTDHSRTQERTTRADVPDVRRASRPSARRRVLAAAAVAGASALVLTGCGLQPAASFVPGAAPGSIHRIDDLPEAASITVTSKNFTEQLVLGKIAVLAAKAAGFDVTDETNVPGSVAVRELMTSHDADVTWEYTGTAWLTFMAHEQGIPDKTEQWQAVKQEDARNGLTWLEPAPMNNTYAFAVRDEAVAELGNVKTLSDITKLPVDQRTFCVESEFNSRADGFKPMLEKYGLELGGSGENAVPNGNVSILDTGTVYTATDRGKCNFGEVFTTDGRIKSLGLTVLQDDRAFFPAYNVAPVIDSATLREYPQLRGVYDQISPKLTDAVLQELNRQVDVEGREPADVAFDWMVREGFITKP; from the coding sequence ATGACGGACCACAGCCGTACGCAGGAGCGCACGACGCGAGCCGACGTGCCGGACGTGCGCCGCGCCTCCCGGCCGTCCGCCCGCCGCCGTGTGCTCGCCGCAGCCGCCGTGGCGGGCGCGAGCGCCCTCGTGCTGACGGGCTGCGGCCTGCAGCCCGCCGCGTCCTTCGTGCCGGGTGCAGCCCCCGGGTCGATCCACCGGATCGACGACCTGCCGGAGGCTGCGTCCATCACCGTGACGTCGAAGAACTTCACGGAGCAGCTCGTCCTCGGCAAGATCGCCGTGCTCGCCGCCAAGGCCGCGGGCTTCGACGTCACCGACGAGACGAACGTGCCGGGTTCCGTCGCGGTGCGCGAGCTGATGACCTCGCACGACGCCGACGTCACCTGGGAGTACACGGGCACCGCCTGGCTGACCTTCATGGCGCACGAGCAGGGGATCCCGGACAAGACCGAGCAGTGGCAGGCCGTCAAGCAGGAGGACGCGCGCAACGGGCTGACCTGGCTCGAGCCGGCGCCGATGAACAACACGTACGCGTTCGCGGTCCGCGACGAGGCCGTCGCCGAGCTCGGGAACGTGAAGACCCTGTCGGACATCACGAAGCTGCCGGTCGACCAGCGCACGTTCTGCGTCGAGTCGGAGTTCAACTCCCGTGCGGACGGCTTCAAGCCGATGCTCGAGAAGTACGGGCTGGAGCTCGGTGGATCGGGGGAGAACGCCGTGCCGAACGGCAACGTCAGCATCCTCGACACCGGCACGGTCTACACCGCGACCGACCGTGGCAAGTGCAACTTCGGCGAGGTGTTCACGACCGACGGCCGCATCAAGTCGCTCGGGCTGACCGTGCTCCAGGACGACCGGGCGTTCTTCCCGGCGTACAACGTCGCACCCGTGATCGACTCGGCGACGCTGCGCGAGTACCCGCAGCTCCGGGGCGTGTACGACCAGATCTCGCCGAAGCTCACGGACGCCGTGCTGCAGGAGCTGAACCGGCAGGTGGACGTCGAGGGCCGCGAGCCGGCGGACGTCGCGTTCGACTGGATGGTGCGGGAGGGCTTCATCACGAAGCCCTGA
- a CDS encoding ScbR family autoregulator-binding transcription factor — translation MAQEGRGRQQRAVATRAALVEAAAHEFDERGYLGTSVDGVAERAGLTKGAVYFHFRSKADMAAAVVAAQNEVSRRYAAAVRERCLSPLESLMWMSQGVATQMVHEVVVSAGIRLATDEHAAAVVRRDPDADWVQHTASVVRQAIDAGEVDPAWDPVMVGRVVGPAFAGVQMTSDRLHDRADLYERLRELWTVLLAAIVTERMRPEIPRLVAIIDADTATDAGADPDAGDTASDDPRDRAAGNGPAVVATRVPPGTPTSPRTEDTKE, via the coding sequence ATGGCGCAGGAGGGCAGGGGCCGGCAGCAGCGGGCGGTGGCGACGCGGGCGGCCCTGGTCGAGGCTGCGGCCCACGAGTTCGACGAACGCGGCTACCTCGGCACGTCGGTCGACGGCGTGGCCGAACGCGCCGGGCTGACGAAGGGCGCCGTCTACTTCCACTTCCGGTCGAAGGCCGACATGGCCGCCGCGGTCGTCGCCGCACAGAACGAGGTCTCCCGCCGCTACGCCGCCGCCGTGCGGGAGCGGTGCCTGTCGCCGCTCGAGTCGCTCATGTGGATGTCGCAGGGCGTCGCGACGCAGATGGTGCACGAGGTCGTGGTGAGCGCGGGCATCCGGCTCGCGACCGACGAGCACGCCGCGGCCGTGGTCCGGCGCGACCCGGACGCCGACTGGGTGCAGCACACCGCGTCGGTCGTGCGGCAGGCGATCGACGCGGGCGAGGTCGACCCCGCCTGGGACCCGGTGATGGTCGGCCGCGTGGTCGGTCCGGCGTTCGCCGGGGTGCAGATGACGTCCGACCGGCTGCACGACCGCGCCGACCTGTACGAACGGCTGCGCGAACTGTGGACGGTGCTGCTCGCGGCGATCGTCACGGAGCGGATGCGCCCGGAGATCCCCCGGCTCGTCGCGATCATCGACGCCGACACCGCCACGGACGCCGGGGCGGATCCGGATGCCGGTGACACCGCGTCGGACGACCCGCGCGACCGGGCGGCGGGGAACGGGCCCGCGGTCGTGGCGACGCGGGTCCCCCCAGGGACACCCACGTCGCCTCGCACAGAGGATACCAAGGAGTAG
- a CDS encoding ABC transporter permease, with product MSTAVAGPATGERTPWKGLLVQPIAILVVLAGFVVWLATADLSATERSTLNPSGILDLTGQHLVLTLQATVLVLVIGIPLGVLLTRGPLRRASTAVIAVANFGQAAPAVGLIVLLAAWLGLNSWSAVVALVLYAILPVLRNTMLGVQSVDERLVEAGRGMGMSAFAVLLKVELPLAVPVMLSGIRTALVLLVGTASLATFVGAGGLGLLITTGVNLFLPKVLVSGALLVALLALTIDWIGRVVETVARPKGLR from the coding sequence GTGAGCACCGCCGTCGCCGGCCCGGCCACCGGTGAGCGGACGCCCTGGAAGGGGCTCCTCGTGCAGCCGATCGCGATCCTGGTCGTCCTCGCCGGGTTCGTCGTCTGGCTCGCCACCGCCGACCTGTCCGCCACCGAGCGCTCGACCCTGAACCCGAGCGGCATCCTCGACCTGACCGGGCAGCACCTCGTCCTCACCCTGCAGGCCACCGTGCTCGTGCTCGTGATCGGCATCCCGCTCGGGGTCCTGCTCACCCGCGGGCCCCTGCGCCGCGCGAGCACCGCCGTCATCGCGGTCGCGAACTTCGGCCAGGCGGCCCCGGCGGTCGGCCTCATCGTGCTGCTCGCGGCGTGGCTCGGCCTGAACAGCTGGTCGGCGGTCGTCGCCCTCGTGCTGTACGCGATCCTGCCGGTGCTCCGGAACACCATGCTCGGGGTGCAGAGCGTCGACGAGCGCCTCGTCGAGGCCGGCCGGGGCATGGGCATGAGCGCGTTCGCCGTCCTGCTCAAGGTGGAGCTCCCGCTCGCCGTGCCGGTCATGCTCTCCGGCATCCGCACCGCGCTCGTGCTCCTCGTCGGGACCGCGAGCCTGGCGACCTTCGTCGGCGCGGGCGGCCTCGGCCTGCTCATCACCACGGGCGTGAACCTGTTCCTGCCGAAGGTGCTCGTCTCGGGCGCGCTCCTCGTCGCCCTGCTCGCCCTGACCATCGACTGGATCGGCCGCGTGGTCGAGACGGTCGCACGACCGAAGGGACTCCGATGA
- a CDS encoding PP2C family protein-serine/threonine phosphatase translates to MDTPNDDGAARRTAVIEALDVLGAGPEERFDRITRMTHEAFGVPLTFLNLVHHDLVTTQSTFGWQQGTSVPASEQFCATTVLTPEPMVIPDTTLDPRFAHTAAVAEHGIRFYAGAPLSTGDGIRVGTLCVMDAQPRVFADEDVALLRDLARWAERELGHSIERGRVQRVLAGLVPVAVAVPGAAVEGLVLPRERGGDVVDWRVAADGSVHATVGTVAAGRASALLAASLRSAVVARTDVAFDDAVAGLEAQLGPDLTAADAVGSLLHLRLDPSSGHLAWTGAGPGTALLLRADGDGTGEVVPLRSADLPIGLQPAGHPRTTGTTTLAPGDRVVLATPGALALGGIAGEDGLAALAAAHPDDLLERLRTVASDDTADRSIAVVVLTRR, encoded by the coding sequence GTGGACACCCCCAACGACGACGGCGCCGCGCGTCGCACCGCGGTCATCGAGGCACTCGACGTGCTCGGTGCCGGTCCCGAGGAGCGGTTCGACCGCATCACCCGGATGACCCACGAGGCGTTCGGCGTCCCGCTGACCTTCCTCAACCTCGTGCACCACGACCTGGTCACGACGCAGTCGACGTTCGGGTGGCAGCAGGGGACGAGCGTGCCCGCGAGCGAGCAGTTCTGCGCGACGACGGTGCTCACCCCGGAGCCGATGGTCATCCCCGACACGACGCTCGACCCGCGCTTCGCGCACACCGCGGCGGTCGCGGAGCACGGCATCCGGTTCTACGCGGGCGCGCCGCTCAGCACGGGCGACGGCATCCGGGTCGGGACGCTGTGCGTGATGGACGCGCAGCCGCGGGTCTTCGCCGACGAGGACGTCGCCCTGCTCCGTGACCTCGCGCGCTGGGCGGAGCGGGAGCTCGGGCACTCGATCGAGCGGGGTCGCGTGCAGCGTGTCCTCGCGGGGCTCGTCCCCGTCGCCGTCGCGGTGCCGGGCGCCGCCGTCGAGGGCCTGGTCCTGCCGCGCGAGCGCGGTGGTGACGTCGTCGACTGGCGCGTCGCCGCGGACGGGTCGGTCCACGCGACGGTCGGCACGGTCGCCGCGGGGCGCGCCTCCGCCCTGCTCGCCGCATCGCTGCGGTCCGCGGTGGTCGCCAGGACGGACGTCGCGTTCGACGACGCGGTCGCCGGTCTGGAGGCGCAGCTCGGCCCCGACCTGACCGCTGCGGACGCCGTCGGGTCGCTCCTGCACCTGCGGCTCGACCCGTCGTCGGGTCACCTCGCGTGGACGGGCGCGGGCCCGGGCACGGCACTGCTGCTCCGCGCGGACGGCGACGGCACGGGCGAGGTGGTCCCGCTGCGCTCGGCCGACCTGCCGATCGGTCTGCAGCCCGCCGGACACCCCCGCACCACGGGAACGACGACCCTGGCGCCGGGCGACCGCGTGGTGCTGGCGACGCCGGGCGCGCTGGCGCTCGGCGGGATCGCCGGCGAGGACGGCTTGGCGGCGCTCGCGGCGGCGCACCCCGACGACCTGCTCGAGCGGCTCCGCACGGTCGCGTCCGACGACACCGCGGACCGGAGCATCGCCGTGGTGGTGCTCACCCGCCGCTGA
- a CDS encoding DinB family protein, translating into MTNTDPVPAVTPAPPADAIVSSGLSTLSDEGSSPTTDAAMVKDTLHRYLRKHRAALLAKLDGLAERQARWPLTPTGTNVLGLVKHVAGVQAGYLGMVFDRPLPDPPAWLESWDGADMYASLDESTADVVAFHHRSAAHADATIEALDLDARGVVPWWPEGHREVTLHRILVHMAYETARHAGHADIVREMLDGLAGDGDGNLAAKSPAEWAAWREHLVDIAERAGLPDRA; encoded by the coding sequence GTGACGAACACCGACCCGGTCCCCGCCGTGACCCCGGCACCGCCCGCCGACGCGATCGTGTCGAGCGGGCTGTCCACGCTGTCCGACGAGGGGTCCTCGCCGACCACCGACGCCGCGATGGTGAAGGACACGCTGCACCGGTACCTGCGCAAGCACCGGGCGGCGCTGCTCGCGAAGCTCGACGGGCTCGCGGAGCGGCAGGCCCGGTGGCCGCTCACCCCGACGGGCACGAACGTCCTCGGGCTCGTCAAGCACGTCGCCGGCGTGCAGGCCGGGTACCTCGGCATGGTCTTCGACCGCCCGCTGCCGGACCCGCCCGCCTGGCTCGAGTCGTGGGACGGCGCCGACATGTACGCCTCGCTCGACGAGTCGACGGCCGACGTCGTCGCGTTCCACCACCGCAGTGCCGCGCACGCCGACGCGACCATCGAGGCGCTCGACCTCGACGCCCGCGGGGTCGTCCCGTGGTGGCCGGAGGGGCACCGCGAGGTGACGCTGCACCGGATCCTCGTGCACATGGCGTACGAGACCGCCCGGCACGCGGGGCACGCGGACATCGTGCGCGAGATGCTCGACGGCCTGGCGGGCGACGGGGACGGCAACCTCGCCGCCAAGAGTCCGGCGGAGTGGGCGGCGTGGCGGGAGCACCTGGTCGACATCGCCGAGCGTGCGGGACTGCCGGACCGCGCCTGA
- a CDS encoding ABC transporter ATP-binding protein, which yields MSSTDSATTAPAGDVTGRSILLDEVTKRYPGQQKPAVDGITLEIPAGKVVMLVGPSGCGKTTTLKMINRLIEPTEGRIVVGDEDVTGIDGDELRRRMGYVIQAGGLFPHMTVAANIAIVPKMLGWSKEKIAARVDELLDLVSLDPDTYRDRFPRELSGGQQQRVGVARALAADPPVLLMDEPFGAVDPITRQRLQDELLRIQEELHKTIVIVTHDFDEAVKLGDWIVIFTEGAHIVQYDTPERILAEPANEFVENFIGSGAGLKQLTLNRVRDVELAPAVTCSPGEETRAVLQRMDEAGGHQHAVVVDRRQRPIGWPTRRQLERLTRVPEGIEPELPVVGEAATLNDALDTMLVSSAGAALVTGRGESFRGVITVETVMDAITRSRAAAASDQAYAPVGTNTNPIETLPSSPAVVEERNDEQQARDGDASREGDR from the coding sequence GTGTCCAGCACTGACTCCGCCACCACCGCCCCCGCCGGTGACGTCACCGGCCGCAGCATCCTGCTCGACGAGGTCACCAAGCGGTACCCCGGGCAGCAGAAGCCCGCGGTCGACGGCATCACGCTCGAGATCCCGGCCGGCAAGGTCGTCATGCTCGTCGGGCCGTCCGGCTGTGGCAAGACGACGACGCTGAAGATGATCAACCGCCTGATCGAGCCCACCGAGGGCCGGATCGTCGTCGGCGACGAGGACGTCACGGGCATCGACGGCGACGAGCTGCGCCGCCGCATGGGCTACGTCATCCAGGCCGGGGGGCTCTTCCCGCACATGACGGTCGCCGCGAACATCGCGATCGTGCCGAAGATGCTCGGCTGGTCGAAGGAGAAGATCGCCGCCCGTGTCGACGAGCTGCTCGACCTCGTCTCGCTCGACCCCGACACCTACCGCGACCGGTTCCCCCGCGAGCTGTCCGGCGGGCAGCAGCAGCGCGTCGGCGTCGCCCGGGCGCTCGCGGCGGACCCGCCCGTCCTGCTCATGGACGAGCCGTTCGGCGCCGTCGACCCGATCACCCGGCAGCGCCTGCAGGACGAGCTCCTGCGCATCCAGGAGGAGCTGCACAAGACGATCGTCATCGTCACGCACGACTTCGACGAGGCCGTGAAGCTCGGCGACTGGATCGTGATCTTCACCGAGGGCGCGCACATCGTGCAGTACGACACCCCGGAGCGCATCCTGGCCGAGCCGGCGAACGAGTTCGTCGAGAACTTCATCGGCTCCGGTGCCGGCCTGAAGCAGCTCACCCTGAACCGGGTGCGCGACGTCGAGCTCGCCCCGGCCGTCACCTGCTCGCCCGGCGAGGAGACCCGGGCCGTCCTGCAGCGCATGGACGAGGCCGGTGGACACCAGCACGCCGTGGTCGTCGACCGGCGGCAGCGGCCGATCGGGTGGCCGACCCGTCGCCAGCTCGAGCGCCTGACCCGCGTGCCCGAGGGCATCGAGCCCGAGCTGCCCGTGGTCGGCGAGGCCGCGACGCTCAACGACGCGCTCGACACCATGCTCGTCTCGAGCGCCGGCGCCGCACTGGTGACCGGTCGCGGCGAGTCCTTCCGCGGCGTCATCACCGTCGAGACCGTGATGGACGCCATCACCCGGTCCCGCGCGGCCGCCGCCTCCGACCAGGCGTACGCCCCGGTCGGCACGAACACGAACCCGATCGAGACGCTGCCGTCGTCGCCCGCCGTCGTCGAGGAGCGGAACGACGAGCAGCAGGCCCGTGACGGCGACGCGTCCCGCGAGGGGGACCGGTGA
- a CDS encoding ABC transporter permease, whose amino-acid sequence MFQYVVERWDQIWFASWQHFSLVVQCTVLAAVIAVVLATLVYRSPRLSSVANAVSAIGLTLPSFAVIGLLIVPLGFGVLPSVVTVVFFAALPILRNAVVGLAEIPPTVVESARGIGMSRIRTLLQVELPMAWPIILSGVRVSAQMVMGIAAIAAYALGPGLGGFIFSGLSRLGGANALNAVVVGVVGVVLLALVLDLLLIGLGRLTTPRGIRVQH is encoded by the coding sequence GTGTTCCAGTACGTCGTCGAGCGGTGGGACCAGATCTGGTTCGCGTCGTGGCAGCACTTCTCACTGGTGGTCCAGTGCACGGTGCTCGCCGCGGTCATCGCCGTGGTGCTCGCCACGCTCGTCTACCGCAGTCCGCGGCTGAGCTCCGTCGCCAACGCGGTGTCCGCGATCGGCCTCACCCTGCCGTCGTTCGCGGTGATCGGTCTGCTCATCGTGCCGCTCGGCTTCGGCGTGCTGCCGTCCGTCGTGACGGTCGTGTTCTTCGCCGCGCTGCCCATCCTGCGCAACGCGGTGGTCGGGCTCGCCGAGATCCCGCCGACGGTCGTCGAGTCCGCGCGGGGGATCGGGATGAGCCGCATCCGCACCCTGCTGCAGGTCGAGCTGCCGATGGCGTGGCCGATCATCCTCAGCGGTGTCCGCGTCTCGGCGCAGATGGTGATGGGCATCGCCGCGATCGCCGCGTACGCGCTCGGTCCCGGCCTCGGTGGCTTCATCTTCTCCGGCCTGTCCCGCCTCGGCGGCGCGAACGCCCTGAACGCCGTGGTCGTGGGCGTCGTCGGCGTCGTGCTGCTCGCCCTCGTCCTCGACCTGCTCCTCATCGGCCTCGGCCGTCTGACCACCCCGAGAGGTATCCGTGTCCAGCACTGA
- a CDS encoding aminoglycoside phosphotransferase family protein — MPTPAAEHEVDVDLVAALLRDQHPDLADLPLRVVANGWDNVIVRVGTDLAVRLPRRSAAAELVAHEQRWLPGIAARVAAVAPVPAPVRTGRPAHGYPWSWSIVPWLAGRPADAVPQGRPVAEDLAAFLTCLHVPAAADAPRNPFRAVPLAERDAAVTTRLTTTDVPRAVEAAALWRTAIDAPAHTGPPVWVHGDLHPSNVLVDDRPDGAVRLSAVVDFGDVTAGDPAVDLATRWLTLDREARTAFATRVAADDATWTRARGWAVAIASALATSDEPGHRDVAVRALDAVLDD, encoded by the coding sequence ATGCCCACGCCCGCCGCCGAGCACGAGGTCGACGTCGACCTCGTGGCCGCGCTGCTCCGCGACCAGCACCCCGACCTCGCCGACCTGCCGCTGCGCGTCGTCGCGAACGGCTGGGACAACGTGATCGTCCGGGTGGGTACCGACCTGGCCGTCCGACTCCCCCGCCGGTCCGCCGCGGCCGAGCTCGTCGCGCACGAACAGCGCTGGCTGCCCGGCATCGCCGCCCGCGTGGCCGCGGTCGCACCCGTGCCCGCCCCGGTCCGCACCGGGCGCCCGGCACACGGGTACCCGTGGTCGTGGAGCATCGTGCCGTGGCTGGCCGGTCGACCGGCGGACGCGGTGCCGCAGGGCCGACCGGTCGCCGAGGACCTCGCCGCCTTCCTGACGTGCCTGCACGTGCCCGCTGCGGCGGACGCACCACGCAACCCCTTCCGCGCCGTGCCGCTCGCCGAGCGGGACGCGGCGGTGACGACGCGACTGACGACGACGGACGTGCCCCGTGCCGTGGAGGCGGCCGCGCTCTGGCGGACCGCGATCGACGCGCCCGCGCACACCGGGCCTCCCGTCTGGGTGCACGGCGACCTGCACCCGTCCAACGTGCTCGTCGACGACCGCCCCGACGGAGCGGTCCGCCTGTCGGCGGTCGTCGACTTCGGCGACGTGACCGCGGGGGACCCGGCCGTCGACCTCGCCACCCGGTGGCTCACCCTCGACCGGGAGGCGCGGACCGCCTTCGCGACGCGGGTCGCGGCCGACGACGCGACCTGGACGCGCGCCCGCGGCTGGGCGGTCGCGATCGCCTCGGCGCTCGCGACGAGCGACGAGCCGGGCCACCGGGACGTCGCGGTCCGGGCGCTCGACGCCGTGCTCGACGACTGA
- a CDS encoding DUF3817 domain-containing protein — protein sequence MTPRSLFRAAAVAELVTWTLLIAGMVLKYGLHAGDLGVRIGGGVHGFVFLAYLVVTTVVAVNQRWSVGALVLGWASAVVPYATVPFEVAVARRGMLEGPWRREADERSGAWDRLLFVVVRRPGLAVAVGVVAVALVFTALLVVGPPVPSRS from the coding sequence ATGACCCCTCGCTCCCTGTTCCGCGCCGCAGCGGTGGCCGAACTCGTGACCTGGACGCTGCTGATCGCCGGGATGGTGCTGAAGTACGGGCTGCACGCGGGGGACTTGGGCGTCCGGATCGGCGGCGGGGTGCACGGGTTCGTCTTCCTCGCCTACCTCGTCGTCACCACGGTCGTCGCGGTGAACCAGCGCTGGTCGGTCGGGGCGCTCGTGCTCGGCTGGGCGAGCGCGGTCGTGCCGTACGCCACCGTGCCGTTCGAGGTCGCCGTCGCGCGCCGCGGGATGCTCGAGGGTCCGTGGCGCCGCGAGGCCGACGAGCGCTCGGGCGCGTGGGACCGGCTGCTCTTCGTCGTGGTCCGTCGGCCCGGGCTGGCGGTCGCCGTCGGCGTGGTCGCGGTGGCGCTCGTGTTCACCGCCCTGCTCGTGGTCGGCCCGCCGGTCCCGTCGAGGAGCTGA